Below is a genomic region from Rosa chinensis cultivar Old Blush chromosome 5, RchiOBHm-V2, whole genome shotgun sequence.
AACCACAGCAAAAAAGCTTTGAATACCAGATTAATAATCGAGCCTGAGATCAGGATCTACAACACATATAACATCTCTAGCCAGCAGGAGTCCTGTGATCCTCTAAAAGAAACTATCCTCATCTTCACTTAACTTGGAATTGTCCACTTTAGCATTTGACCGAAAGGGGCAGTCATCACCCCAGTGTTTACCCATACCCCCACAAATGATACAATATTTGACCATTTCAATAGACCAGTGCTcaacaccatcatcatcatcatcgacATTCTTTTTACAGGGGCAGCAACATTCATGACAACCCATTCCCATTCCCTTTGATTTGTCTGGGCAATCCCAGCATTTGTGACCGACATGGCCACCACAGATCTCACAATACTGAAGAAACTTTCCTTGGGTATGAGTTGGAGAGCCTCCAGCAGACTTCGCTTCTTCTGCGGACTTCGCTTCTTCTGCTGACTTCACTTCTTCTGATTTGCTACTGATTTGCAATTCCATTgctatacccaaaaaaaaaaaaaaaaaggtggttaTGATAATTACAAAATGCAACAGATGATGAGTACATCGACCACATGATACTGATAATACCGGATAATGTCACAAGAAAGAAAGAGCAAATATGAATCTTTGATGAAAGACAGCAAATAGAAAAGCCAACTGCTAACCTATGAACGCATCAGAAAACACATTAGCTGCTTCATACTATTCTATGTTGGCTATATATGCATCATGCATAAACCAAACTGAGTAGGCTAGAGAAGAAATTGATGAAACAAAAATTGACATCAATTAATATTCAACAGATATTATTCTATGTTGCACTACTCAATTTATCTACTGGAAACAACGGGAAACAGAAAAGAACACAGCATTACCAACCAATTTTAATTTCTACAAAACAATACAATTCAGCTATAGCTTATTGATTCTAAAAGCAATCCAATTCAATCATAGCTTAATTATTCTACAAAAAGTCCAATTCAATTATAGGATTGATCGTTTCCTCAGGGATTTCGTAACCTACCAACAATTTCAGAAATTGTTCGTATTATCACAAACCCTAGAACATAAATCAAAGGCATACCAGTATTGTTGACCTCTCCCAGTTGTGGATCATCAAGCTTCGGACGCTTCTCCTGGCCGAGATCTTGTCGCTTCTCCGGCAAGCTGACGACGGTGCTCATGGCGCCTGCGTCTGTCTAGGTTTAAAGGCGATCTGAAAATTCTAGAGCTTCTCTATCGGCACGTAGGGCTGCACGcagattggattggatcggttttgactccaaaccgtctctatgccaaagtaagcggtttagacattttagacaaccagtcatcgaaaaaaataaacttaatctgatccaatccaatctatttaaagatggtttggttcagTCGGTAAggcggttttaacctatatagCATTAACGTTTTGTTTACGAAAAACTCATAGTAAAATACTAAAACTCAATCccaataataaaaatttaataatcaaaatccaaaactaatattcaaaaaacaaaatccaaaatagttTCAAAATTTTGTCGAAAAAAAAGTAGTTTCAAAATAATTCACTTATTTGGGTTTTAAGCCTTTGGGTCTAGAATTCAATATGGcagtatatcattttgagacTCAAAATTATAATTGGAGATTTAGAACTTATTTATAAAAAACTacccacaaatatatatatatatatatattatgtatataattttaaatttttttcctattatttttaaaggggccgtgaccacttacacaattttagactaaaaaatgcccacttgctccactaatagttttttactcccatttacccaatttaacattCATTGACAGTATTACCCTcgttttacttaataaattccattcatctctctctctctctctctctctctctctctctctctctctctctcagactcaCTCTCTCAACTGGATCTCGCCGGCCCTCCCTCCTTCGTTTTCTTCTCCCACCGCCGATCAGGTCctctcaatcttcttcttcttctgcacctGCCACCGCAATGTCGACCAAGCCAACCACCTCCGCCTCTGTGGCTACCGCCCCGACCCGCTCAACCTCAGCAGCGTCATCCATGCTTTCTGCGACTGCAACTGCCTCGAAGAAGCCCACAACCGATTTGGCCACTCCTTGACTCAGATCTACAACTCAGGTCATCGGCGAATCAGACCGCTGCAATCCCTTTCTCTGACGCTGCTCGTCTCTCATCCTTTGATAAAttccatttctctttctttctctcagaGATCGGAGCCCAGCCATGTCCGACGAAGAGCGCCATTTCGAGCTCAGCCATTTCCTTTTAATTTTGTGACGGATTGGATAGTGAAGAGAGAAGAGGAGCAggaggaagaagcagaagaagaaggcaTGGGGTGCATGACGTGGAGAAGACGAAGGCGGTCCAGCCAGAATCGGGCTGGAGGAGCGTGGGTGTCCACAAGGGAAGTGTGGGTGgccggagaaaaaaaaaatttccctgatttcgatggtttttttttttttcctgatttcgatggtttttttgtttctgatttGATGGGAAGAGCtccgagaatggggaaggaaaaaaaagtgaacgtgtaCAACTAAACATATAAATTccattgatcaattgtgtctatAGAGTATTCATTTGGGTTTTGAGAGTTTACGaaattcacttgagggcaataatatgattattagagggtaataatatgagtattgggggcattaatatgtttattgggatgcaataatatgattactgggggacaataatatgattactggggggcaataatatgcatataaattgatcaattgtgcctgtagggtattcattttggttttgggagtttatacaattcactggacgacaataatatgattactgggggacaataatatgattactggggggcaataatatggttactggatattattagggaccggtcgccggattccggtcaccattcgccggattccggtcaccggtcgccggcgccctgccactggtcactggaggccggcaaggtggaggatgacttctccctctaagtgaaaaagaaggagagggcaaaaaagtctcaaaaaaaagtaaaaaagaattaattgggtaaaggggaaataatcccttagagtgttttgggtaaatggggtttaaaaacagttggtggagcaagtgggcaatttttagcctaaaatcgggtaaatgatcatttcccctatttaatacataccggtcggttcgggtttTGCAGTTTaagtaaaataaaaaccaaaccaagccaattcataaacggattggttcggtattgaaccggcTTTCATATTTTGACGCTAAAAAAttttaaccaaaccatatttaccggtCGAAACCGAccggtttggccggtttgtattgtgttttgcacacccctatcGGCACGAAATCGAAATGTTGACGATAATGGAAGTTTGGGCGTTTATAAAGGAAACCGGTTTTGGAATTGGTTTGGGTCAGATTTTTTGAGTCATTGGGCCTAGGAAGAAAAATCTTCGATATTGGGCTGCCTTTGAGTCCCTGCCCACTCGTTCCTACATGGACGTTTATGACTATATAAATTGAAAAGTTTTGGGCCAAAAATGTAAAATGTGATCAAGACTGCTGTTTGTAACCCCCCATCCATCACAACTTCCGTGAACACTCAACAATAACTGCATTTTGCAATGAAAATTTATGAATTTCATTCATTTTGCAAGTTTTACATAAATGCAATTTATGATGCTCACTGTGGTTATTAAAAGACTTTTAAATATTGAAAATCTAAACTTAAATGAGTATTAATGAGAAATGACTAAGGCTGGCCTCGGGTCGGTGTTGCCATTTCCGGTATAAGAACCGAGACTGAAACCGATTACTATTCCTCGGTTCGGGTTTGAGAGTTTCCAGTTTTAGAACCGAGATGAAACCGAACCGACCATACTCCAGTCGGTTCCTCGGTTTGTCGGGTTCATTTTCCTGATTTCTAGAATACCAAAACTAAGCTAGTTCTCAGTTTCTGATCTGCTTTCTATTTCTGGTGCGGTATGCAAAAATCAACACAGTACGAGCCCAAGCCTTCAGTTTCCTAGCAACACAAACTTACAAAAGCTGAAAGTGAAAAGTAGCAAACTATGGTAGAAGGCATGAAAATAGAACTGCCGGAAACAGCAAAGCACAAGGAATGATCGATCTGAGGCATAAAGGTAAAGTAGATCTGGAGAAAGATGGGTTGGGTAGAGAGAAACcaacagaaaaacaaacaaacctgaAGGAAAAACAAAGGAAAGGGAAAACAGAGGCAAGAAGCCTCAGATCTACGCCAGAACCTAGGCAAAATCGCGCCACCGACTCTCAAGGTGTTTGAGAGAAAACCTGGGGCGAAGTAATTCTGGGAATTTTAGGTTCTTAAACCAACACATACTATCTCCcactttttgtctttttgttttttttttctcccactCTCAATTGAGAAGAATTCCCATGTGCATGCTACAGTTGCTGTCTGCCGCTCCCACTCTTAAAAAATCAAACTGCTCACCCAGTACTATCTCTAACAGCCTTTAAAACATGGGAATTGTTTAAGTTTAGATATAATTGAGAGCAGCACGTGTATAAACATAAGAGAATCGATTCCTCGGTTTTTTTGCTTTTCCATAACTGAGAACCGACACCGAATTGACTTGTCTTCATTCGGTTCTGTTCAGAACAGAAACTGGATATTTAAGTATAagaaccgcaccgaaccgcaccgaactagccggttcggttcggttttcctGCTTTTCAGTTAAAAAATCCCAGCCCTAGAAATGACTGACTTACCACGCAAACCTCGTTGTTTGCAAACGattgttttctaatttttgttttttttgaatTAGTCAATCATTCTACTGAGTTTTCTATCCAATGATGTTGTCCTTAGGAATGGTTAAAATGGGTAGTATCCTCgaaaattcattttctttgatttaGTGGATTTGCGACCGGTCGGTCCAAGACTTTTGGTGTTTGCTTCTTCATGAGGCAGAGACAGAACGATCTATAACATGACTCGGTTGAAAATTTCAATTCATCTTTGAACCCAACAAATCTCTAAGTATATCCAGCAATATTTTATTATCCTATTTTAACGGTAATtaataaactaaaaacaaaattacTTCCCTACCTATATGGTTTACCAAGAGCCTTTGCAATTTAATCCATAAGTGTACTTGGATCATATAGTTTCAAATTCCAGAAATATTCTCAAATCATGGGATTTACGATTTGATGATtttaaattccattaattgtgaATTCAATTGTTTGGCTTTCATAGAGCGAAATTTTTAAAATGATAAGAATTATGAATTCTGTTGTTTGGACTAACTTTTGTTAATCaaattctaaaaaataaacaaagtggacaaaaaaaaaagggcttttTACCATTAACTACAATGGGCTATACTTTCTTCCCACCATCACTACCTACAGTCCCACAAGAGTGGTTAGTTCTTTATCTCTTCTGCTCTGCAATCTGTAGAAAGTATTTTACCTCGTATGCTAATCCTCATGATTTATTGTCACGTTCCAGTTTTGGACTACGTTTATCATCTATTTATTTAGTGAAAATTGAAGTACCGAGTGTATTTTTTACCTTAGTGGAGTTAGTGATGCATATATGGAACTGCCTAAAAGCAAAAATTGCATGGACAATTTGtgaaagtatttttttttaattactctGGGTTTTATGATGTTCTGTTGTGGTGCTTCTACTTTTAAGGGCCATTGCCATATGGCTGGTTTTACTAGATTTTGTTGAATTTACAAAAATATCGTAAAATTTCTAGCCATACTACTCGATGAAACATGAGCTTTAGCCATTATTTAATGACTTGAGAGTTCTTAAAATAAATGGCCATGGCCATGGCCTATGGATGTAtccatattttgttttataatcacttattttttctttcttaaatttactttgtaaaaattaattacaattttGGGCTAATTTtttaagaacaataaaaattattcaagaaaacatgaTGTTGGAATGTTAGATATTGTTATTACTTATCGGGAGACAATTATTGGAGGTAAAATATGATGGAAAGTTTCACATGAATAGTGTTGGGGGAAAGAGTGAATTGCTTTTGGAGGAAAAATAAGATAGTAAGGATGGAAATGTGTATATCCACATCAGATGAGCTTATGATAGTCATTTGAGTGGTTAATTAGAGTGAAATATCTGATTTTCCCCTGCACTTAACGGAAGGATAACGAAATATAGACGGAAGCACCTTATtgatgtggttttggaagtttcaggtacctatttgatcactttgaaatTCCAAGTATCATTTTGTCGAGTCTGAAAAAGTTCAGACCTATGATAAAAACCCtttgttttaaaactatgtTTTTCATTGTTGATTCTACAAACATGAGTAGCTAAATTACTACAACAGAATCCTGAGATACATTCCTAAGCTAAACCACAACTCTGGTAAAATATTGCACACGTTATGGATTCAATGTATCTAAAACCCCGAAAAGGGAATAATCCTATTGGATTACATATTAATACTCCGAATCCTGACTAAGGATAGGTTGGGCCTACATATGGCCATAATCAAGGCTTGTGGTATTCGAGTAAATCTCGAATAGCCTAAGTAAGGAAAAAGAATCATTTTCTAGCTCCTTTACTTGAAAGACAAGTAATCTGACTAGGGTTCGGATTACTGAAAGACCATCTTCCCCGACATATAATCTTCTATATTGCTGTGACTGTGGAGCGTATACACATGGTGAAAATCCATGTCCCCACAGTTACAAATATTAGTGTCTATTAGTTCAATAGATTTGtgaattttcttttctgaaataaaatctaaaattttattgattaattGCGATGATTACAATTGTACGTTGTGGCATCCAAGACTAAAGCTGGAGCTTGAGCAAACCATTCAAAATGACCTTCATTGTCAAAAGCATGACTAACTACCCTATGAGCCACATAGTTTGCAGAACGAGGAGCGTGAACAAAAGAAATCTCTCGAAAAGTCCTTACACCTGCCTTTACATCCTTTATTATAGCATTATAACTTGACATGTGAGGCAAATTCGAATTCACTGCTTGAATTGCAGCTAAACATTCACTTTTAATAACCACCTTATCAATCTTCAGAACTTGGTATAATAGAGTCCTTGTTATTTTCAAACACGGGATAGTGTAACAGAAGCTAGATAAGAATGTCCAATCTCATCCAATCCCACGTCCCTATTTTGAACCGATTCGATACATCACATTGCACAGTGCAATTAGTCTCAACTATGTAGCATCTTGGAAATTTTTCactatagggtttgaatcgtgCGAAAGAATACCAGTCTCCAAAAAAATTCTCACTGCCAAACACACATCTGTCCAACTATATCCCagtatttaaaaaaagaagaaaaaaaaaatacataccaTCTGGTTTTGAACTCTTTGAAGGATGCATCTCGAAAAACGTTTTCTAATCTCCTCATCAGTAGGTGTAACTCAAAAACTCATTCCTGCCAATACTTCCTGAATAGTCGCATCGTCCACCCCTTCCGCTCTATATGTATACTAGATCATAATACTCAGCAAAATCTCCTTTATTAATTGAGCACACCACTGCCCTTTACCATTTTGTAATCCCGTAGGTTTGTGATTTGTGATTATCAACCAAGATTCCAATTGGataattttcatttcattttgggCCCAAGcacaggaaagaaaagaaacaaaatattaCATAAAGTACTGACTTTTTGAGCTATCAAGCACTGATGTAAACGTACAACACAGTGACACACAATCTGCCTGTAAAGAAtggtaaagaaaaataaaaacgacGGTCTTCATCAAACAGCACAAAGTTGATGTTAATCCTACTTAATAGTCGGAGCTTGAGATCAGGATCTACAACACATATAACATCTCTAGCCAGCAGGAGTCCTGTGATCCTCTAAAACGCAACATAATCATCATCACTTATCTCGGAATTATCCACTTTAGCTTCAGACCAATAGGGGCAGTCATCACCCCAGTGCCTACCCATAGACCCACAAACGATACAATATTTGACCATTTCAATAGAGCGGTgctcaccatcatcatcatcttcatgctCATTCTTTTTACAGGGGCCATAACAAAGACGACAACCCATTCCCATTCCCTTTGATTTGTCAGGGCAATCCCAGGATTGGTGACCGACATGGCCATAACAGATCTCACAATAAGGATTAATGTCTCGACGGGTATGAGTTGAAAAGCCTCCCGCAGACTTAACTTCTCCTGCGGACTTCGCTTCTTCTGATTTGCTACGTATTTGCAATTCCATTgctataccaaaaaaataaacaagGCGGTTATGATAATTACAAAATGCAACAGATAAGTACATAGACCACATGATACTGATAATACCAGATAATGTCACAAGAAagaaagagccaaaatgaaTCTTTGACGAAAGACAGCAAATAGAAGAGCCAACTGCTAACGTATGAATTCATCGGAAAATACATCAGTTGCTTCATACTAATCTATGTTGGCTATATATGCATCATGCATAAACCAAACTGCGTTGGCAAGAGAGAAGGAATTGATGAAACAAAAATTGACATCAATATTCTACAAATATTATTCTATGTTGCACTAATTAATTTTTCTTGCTACACAAACTTGAATACAAGCCTTTGGTATTCTACAGATATAAAAACTCATATATGAATATTTATTAAGCCATCCGATTT
It encodes:
- the LOC121049386 gene encoding uncharacterized protein LOC121049386, coding for MSTVVSLPEKRQDLGQEKRPKLDDPQLGEVNNTAMELQISSKSEEVKSAEEAKSAEEAKSAGGSPTHTQGKFLQYCEICGGHVGHKCWDCPDKSKGMGMGCHECCCPCKKNVDDDDDGVEHWSIEMVKYCIICGGMGKHWGDDCPFRSNAKVDNSKLSEDEDSFF
- the LOC121049385 gene encoding uncharacterized protein LOC121049385, encoding MSTVIKLPEKRQYLGQAHIPEEPPEKRPKLGDPQPRELDDTAMELQIRSKSEEAKSAGEVKSAGGFSTHTRRDINPYCEICYGHVGHQSWDCPDKSKGMGMGCRLCYGPCKKNEHEDDDDGEHRSIEMVKYCIVCGSMGRHWGDDCPYWSEAKVDNSEISDDDYVAF